The Athene noctua chromosome 3, bAthNoc1.hap1.1, whole genome shotgun sequence genome includes a region encoding these proteins:
- the LOC141958841 gene encoding polycystin family receptor for egg jelly-like, translated as MRLLRLLVFLVLGSWSWGWAAPVPRLWPPPLRVTCWGPHGQVSQRRDSERWVSCLWNSTVSLRYQPAPGMRAEPEGKEGRPPPPPRCFWYLNSTWVTNTSRWSGQVTLQTGLPPGSAPPPGASILLTVRCSSASCAAPECFHRDVTVEMCGQDMRLFVLWPQTRLIPARQPVELGWCARFKSAGWKYRFSSQGGSPSTLLLPSSQHQDTLPPTVYPTVELRQTCATYYSYRLSVRYRRHGLHVASVSIEQMPHISLNLSLKVERDLLHVLSISSMLLSVARQPLGLSWRLQPLSPGTLAYRLVDTQATGDWLRSYGSFTLQSNFCAVPTPQSLGEKVVASIYFHVDGKGVKESMGELQLLNGTLSLTAGREPPVHVNLHPGETKNGTYTYKDNHGMPYTTEEDETSISTDGPHTRTVFYRQKELSYVLSVEFVAFQWYKFNMYLYMNQKRTPAERDPEVHVFTGSRPSFAQGFTYLVWFIPAQHPMLQCEWTFHLQLFGTQRDRLLQSSTYTYNDHVRNATRFVRRSALPFDPEKYTGFVAKVNCSRSAPTPALLRVTVNNHTAKTIEAPVACRKEACYIHSVRIRRPAPQTSVLRRKKGASFFLFADVRQRCNVGIINKPLWRVYSVKDTETIPDWKNPVNSSGMYGVEMIHLTVPSFTLDYGLYLFNFTVEITPIGTATVLRGTDKIYVQIERDDLVANISGGTFRTVGFSDNWTLDGSASYDPDSKEGLKGITFTWYCTKEVSDYQNMQVSPGKRCHPAQRDLKWLTPSGPVQAVPPESLLGNSAYYFRLEIQKDTRRSYADQTVNVQPGPPLFLNVACLENCGSTLIPTERFILSGKCLNCRTTSQPAYYWSLFSDNSTEVSFDWSSRTSTGRSGPYLSINALTFTEAAHRSYVLQLKVTTWDGRASVYRHTFKVTAPPRAGNCTINPRWGTAFQTKFVVQCSGFSDSNLPLTYKVIAASNVPQTTKITSVEENTFGTILYFGYEPRTPPSFLPVGVPSQKYTLKLYVQVANSLGAFTQVNLYVRVENPVNSRPPAAVFHELLASVSGFNAPMTSYLRAKNYFSAGYLAYVAASVLNYIKVTPTLQLPKAQFRESLIETLLNISAESLMDINQVVASLSQVTEEADEVTVRSQDLAVRKLSELTATLKVQRNETHWSEDAEIQSSGILRGLSNILRAALLPHTNVNVDGVKQVFSTTETLMEIVFQGKVPGETETLMETKHWNITLTKDETWNITNAFSARNTCRSCFYPSLNEGNYPGLSHDAVISTALFEFEENPFPWLGYTSEIATTVLGFKMAETKANGDLLGIVPEGAEIVVARKDKESSTFPLAMGPDKTRAYTTGGFQFEVSRNSKSIYIQILTKLKATFTVLVFTGANLTDAAPIASFSAFHDKPTTTSTNETAGADCNIEAPYIICLPESLLTATAQGSATDTYNISVVLLTPHVARYQTQRLVKIHIFSDQCLFLDGIQSLWREDTCRLGSLTNWQRVHCVCNMKQSRGHLSVHAALNASLFNIKFLAAKVLVPPNRLDLGKMLIAEIPKNPVTLLTVLFIFAAYFLLSFWAVRKDRADRNRKNNIIVLPDNDPFDTESFLVTLHTGSRWGAGTKADVCLQLIGRNGTSDVHCLRHPQFLPFQQGSVDCFLLTTKKDLGDICSFRVWHNNKGPSPSWFLSRAKVENVTTRTTWFFICRKWLSVDHGDRFLERTFSVTNPETPLPRIDYFLIKLADSLTENHPWFSIFAHVLTGTFSRLQRLSLCLAVLLLDLLVNIMFFNADKDRDSTGHLRYLRSIALGIECALMTIPMEIILTALFKYSRKEPSPRHVAQTDPKVNSPLQDGSPKNFKERQQKFYLSETSAQPRNITPLENLPGPSSSQSTPCSRKTRSEGSPRNWSNCTVSESQANGMGTDMQTTTETPRPVAEACHRRLQSNSNIRKNYAEEGSNFQKERKPLRVGCVPCPERLHLVFRRCCFYTSWALVVAVTGLSSFFIVSYGLSYGYQTSREWLLASATSFIEKVFLISILKAIFFSAMHTLHRKTCENVPWVTLKDYSKIKSDKEMLSKDEIREARAKLAEVRSSKEYKPLEPEEVADMWKRAKIKAKALTFTKGFISHLVFLMLLFHFVYSTENANIFHYNRFIHKQFSPGLSRVLQLEHINVWLKDTFLPSIHNKIQPTFLPESRSKIIGLPRMRQVRAKNTEKKCFHPHSFINNFVISKSHCLHKYGSDTPEKGDYAGTWTKVANQSVSKDASSYGAFTYHQNRTPWTYYLYGDLHTYGPEGYVFYFFPEEGRPNSTTRLDTLQQSNWLDENTWAVIIELTTFNSDVGLFCTLSVIFEMSPFGMIKPSLSVHSFALPIFHQQTKAQVFVAVTALALLFLYIAEELLIIGQEKKDYVRKFSNIINFGLKSAFLLFVFLKILKFKAGDDIVKFYLLHPNDFINFHAIAYLDQILRITAGFLAFLAVLKTLKYCQLLYGVHLAQRLILAALPKLFSMALVAAVYFFAFTASGYLMFGQHEWNYNNMIHSAQTIISYGVSASRDTAFPSNRLSGGLFLAAFTVVMICVLIKLFQAVILSTYGEVKQSVYEEPSEEAQVVSFVLQRLRGIFYLLLCKTTKTSETDLFYSELYGQTVKRHQQHLGLETRKINGKERV; from the coding sequence ATGAGACTGCTCCGTCTTCTCGTCTTTCTGGTGCTGGGCAGCTGGTCCTGGGGCTGGGCGGCCCCCGTGCCCCGTCTCTGGCCACCACCCCTGCGAGTCACCTGCTGGGGCCCGCACGGGCAAGTCTCCCAACGGCGGGACAGCGAGCGCTGGGTCTCGTGCCTGTGGAACAGCACCGTGAGCCTGCGTTACCAGCCGGCCCCGGGCATGAGAGCAGAGCCAGAGGGGAAAGAGGGGCGGCCGCCACCCCCACCTCGCTGCTTCTGGTACTTGAACTCGACGTGGGTGACAAACACCTCGCGCTGGTCGGGCCAGGTGACGCTGCAGACAGGCCTCCCGCCAGGAAGCGCTCCTCCACCCggggcctccatcctcctcacCGTGCGCTGCTCGTCGGCGTCCTGCGCTGCACCCGAGTGCTTCCACCGCGACGTCACCGTGGAGATGTGCGGGCAGGACATGAGGCTGTTCGTGCTTTGGCCGCAGACGCGCCTGATCCCCGCGCGGCAGCCGGTGGAGCTGGGCTGGTGTGCGCGCTTCAAGAGCGCCGGCTGGAAGTACCGCTTCAGCAGCCAGGGAGGCAGCCCCTCtaccctcctccttcccagcagccagcaccaaGACACGCTGCCGCCCACCGTCTACCCAACAGTCGAGCTGCGACAGACCTGCGCCACCTACTACAGCTACCGCTTGAGCGTGCGCTACAGGCGCCACGGGCTCCACGTTGCCTCGGTCAGCATCGAGCAGATGCCTCACATCAGCCTCAATCTCTCTCTCAAGGTAGAGCGGGACTTGCTGCATGTCCTCAGCATCAGCTCCATGCTCCTTAGCGTTGCTCGGCAGCCCCTCGGCCTCTCCTGGAGGCTTCAGCCCCTTTCCCCAGGGACACTGGCCTACAGACTGGTGGACACGCAGGCCACGGGGGATTGGCTCCGTTCCTACGGTTCCTTTACGCTGCAGAGCAACTTCTGTGCCGTTCCCACACCTCAGAGCCTGGGTGAGAAGGTGGTGGCCAGCATCTACTTCCACGTTGATGGAAAGGGGGTCAAGGAATCCATGGGAGAGCTACAGCTACTCAACGGTACCCTGAGCCTAACGGCAGGCAGAGAACCTCCCGTCCACGTCAACCTTCACCCAGGGGAGACCAAGAACGGCACTTACACTTACAAGGACAACCACGGAATGCCTTACACGACCGAAGAAGACGAAACCTCCATTTCCACCGATGGCCCTCACACGCGCACCGTCTTCTACCGACAGAAGGAGCTCTCCTACGTACTCTCCGTAGAGTTTGTGGCCTTCCAGTGGTACAAGTTCAATATGTACCTTTACATGAATCAGAAGAGGACTCCAGCAGAAAGAGACCCTGAAGTCCACGTCTTCACCGGCAGCCGTCCTTCCTTTGCGCAAGGCTTCACCTACCTGGTGTGGTTTATCCCTGCACAACATCCGATGCTACAGTGCGAGTGGACCTTCCACCTGCAGCTTTTTGGAACGCAAAGAGACCGCCTTCTCCAGAGCAGCACCTACACGTACAACGACCACGTAAGAAACGCCACGCGTTTTGTCCGTCGCTCCGCGTTACCCTTCGATCCAGAGAAATACACGGGGTTTGTGGCAAAAGTGAACTGTAGCAGAAGTGCACCTACACCGGCGCTTTTAAGAGTCACAGTCAACAACCACACCGCAAAAACCATAGAAGCGCCCGTGGCTTGCCGGAAGGAAGCCTGTTACATACACAGTGTGCGCATTCGGAGGCCTGCTCCTCAGACCTCTGTCCTGCGCCGGAAAAAGGGggcatcttttttcctctttgccgACGTGCGACAACGCTGCAACGTGGGTATAATTAACAAACCCTTGTGGCGAGTCTATTCTGTTAAGGACACAGAAACTATTCCGGACTGGAAAAACCCAGTCAACTCTTCTGGGATGTATGGTGTAGAAATGATACACTTAACTGTTCCCAGTTTTACTTTGGATTACGGGTTGTATCTGTTTAATTTCACTGTTGAGATAACCCCGATTGGGACCGCAACGGTCCTCAGGGGCACAGATAAAATTTACGTTCAGATCGAGAGAGACGACCTGGTGGCAAATATTTCGGGAGGCACGTTCCGCACAGTGGGCTTTTCTGATAATTGGACTCTCGATGGCTCCGCGTCCTACGATCCTGACTCGAAGGAAGGACTAAAGGGAATCACATTTACTTGGTACTGTACGAAAGAGGTGTCCGACTACCAAAACATGCAAGTCAGCCCGGGAAAGAGATGCCATCCGGCCCAGAGGGATTTGAAATGGCTAACACCCTCAGGCCCCGTTCAGGCAGTGCCACCAGAATCCCTCCTAGGAAACAGCGCCTACTACTTCCGTCTAGAGATTCAAAAGGACACGAGGAGGAGCTACGCTGACCAAACCGTAAATGTGCAGCCTGGCCCCCCACTCTTCCTGAACGTGGCATGCCTCGAAAACTGTGGGAGCACTCTAATTCCAACGGAGAGATTTATCTTGTCTGGAAAATGCCTAAACTGTAGAacaaccagccagccagcctaCTACTGGTCTCTTTTTTCAGACAACTCGACAGAAGTCAGCTTTGACTGGTCTTCCAGAACCTCAACGGGGAGGTCTGGGCCTTACCTGTCTATAAACGCTCTGACTTTTACAGAGGCTGCACATCGATCCTACGTACTCCAGTTAAAAGTAACCACCTGGGACGGGAGGGCCTCAGTCTACAGACACACGTTTAAGGTGACTGCTCCTCCTAGGGCTGGCAACTGTACCATCAACCCACGCTGGGGTACAGCCTTTCAGACAAAATTTGTTGTTCAGTGCAGTGGATTTTCTGACAGCAATTTACCTCTGACGTATAAAGTGATCGCAGCTTCCAACGTACCCCAAACGACCAAAATAACGTCTGTGGAGGAGAACACGTTTGGCACGATTCTGTACTTTGGTTACGAGCCTAGAACTCCTCCGTCTTTTCTCCCAGTCGGAGTGCCCTCTCAGAAGTACACCTTGAAGCTTTACGTCCAAGTCGCTAATTCCCTTGGGGCGTTTACCCAAGTGAATTTATATGTCCGCGTGGAGAACCCAGTTAACAGCCGGCCGCCAGCTGCTGTGTTTCATGAACTGCTGGCCTCGGTGAGCGGCTTTAACGCGCCGATGACATCTTATCTCCgggctaaaaattattttagcgcGGGTTATTTGGCTTACGTGGCGGCCTCAGTCTTAAACTATATTAAAGTCACACCAACTCTCCAGCTCCCTAAGGCTCAGTTCCGGGAAAGCCTGATTGAAACACTCCTGAATATTTCAGCCGAGAGCCTAATGGACATCAACCAAGTAGTTGCTTCTCTTTCGCAAGTCACAGAGGAAGCTGACGAAGTGACCGTCAGATCGCAAGACCTCGCCGTTAGGAAACTGTCCGAACTAACGGCAACGCTGAAGGTACAGAGGAACGAGACCCACTGGTCTGAGGATGCAGAAATTCAAAGCAGTGGAATACTAAGGGGCTTGTCCAACATCCTGAGAGCTGCTCTTCTGCCTCACACGAATGTCAACGTAGACGGAGTGAAACAGGTCTTCTCCACCACGGAAACCTTAATGGAGATCGTCTTCCAGGGCAAAGTCCCTGGCGAGACAGAAACTCTCATGGAAACAAAACACTGGAATATCACGCTGACGAAAGATGAAACCTGGAACATTACAAATGCTTTCTCTGCCAGAAACACCTGCAGAAGTTGCTTTTACCCGTCACTGAACGAAGGAAATTATCCTGGATTGTCCCATGACGCTGTGATTTCCACTGCCCTTTTTGAGTTTGAGGAGAACCCCTTCCCTTGGTTAGGTTACACGTCAGAAATCGCAACGACGGTCTTGGGGTTCAAAATGGCAGAGACCAAGGCTAACGGGGATCTACTTGGGATCGTGCCTGAAGGAGCAGAAATTGTGGTTGCTAGGAAAGATAAGGAATCTTCAACTTTTCCGTTAGCAATGGGACCCGATAAAACGCGAGCTTACACAACTGGAGGATTTCAGTTTGAAGTCAGCAGAAATAGCAAGAGCATCTACATCCAGATCCTGACAAAATTAAAAGCTACTTTCACGGTACTGGTATTTACAGGCGCCAACCTCACGGATGCTGCTCCCATAGCCTCCTTCTCGGCTTTTCACGACAAGCCAACAACCACAAGCACGAACGAGACAGCTGGCGCTGACTGTAACATTGAGGCTCCCTATATCATCTGTCTCCCAGAGTCACTGCTGACAGCCACGGCTCAAGGAAGCGCTACAGACACTTATAACATCTCCGTCGTCTTGCTGACACCCCACGTCGCGAGGTACCAAACCCAGAGACTggtgaaaatacacatttttagcGACCAGTGCTTATTCCTGGATGGGATTCAAAGCCTGTGGAGAGAAGACACGTGCAGGCTTGGCTCCTTGACCAACTGGCAGAGGGTCCACTGTGTCTGCAACATGAAGCAGAGTCGCGGGCATCTGTCAGTCCACGCTGCGTTAAACGCGTCCCTGTTCAACATCAAGTTCCTGGCAGCCAAAGTACTCGTTCCCCCCAACAGGCTCGACCTGGGAAAAATGCTGATAGCAGAAATACCTAAAAACCCAGTGACCCTCTTAACAGTGCTCTTCATTTTTGCTGCCTactttcttctgtccttctgGGCCGTCAGAAAAGACAGGGCTGACAGGAACAGGAAAAACAACATTATCGTTCTGCCAGACAACGACCCCTTTGATACAGAGAGCTTTTTGGTCACTTTACACACAGGCAGCCGCTGGGGAGCTGGCACCAAAGCAGATGTCTGTCTTCAGCTCATCGGACGGAATGGCACCAGTGACGTCCATTGTTTACGGCACCCGCAATTTTTGCCTTTCCAGCAAGGAAGCGTCGATTGCTTTCTGTTAACTACGAAGAAGGACTTGGGAGACATTTGTTCCTTCAGGGTCTGGCACAATAACAAGGGCCCATCTCCAAGCTGGTTCTTAAGCAGAGCCAAAGTTGAGAATGTGACCACCAGGACGACGTGGTTCTTCATCTGCAGGAAATGGCTTTCTGTCGACCACGGCGATCGCTTCCTAGAAAGGACATTTTCCGTCACAAACCCCGAGACACCTCTGCCCAGAATCGACTATTTTTTGATTAAACTTGCCGACAGCCTGACAGAGAACCATCCGTGGTTCTCAATTTTTGCTCACGTTCTCACTGGCACTTtcagcaggctgcagaggttGTCTCTGTGTTTAGCAGTATTGTTATTGGACTTGCTTGTTAACATTATGTTCTTTAACGCTGACAAGGATAGAGACTCTACGGGACACTTGAGGTACCTGAGATCAATAGCACTAGGAATTGAATGCGCTTTGATGACCATACCCATGGAAATCATTCTAACTGCCTTATTCAAGTATTCCCGGAAAGAACCTTCTCCTCGTCATGTGGCTCAGACAGACCCAAAGGTAAATTCGCCTCTCCAGGACGGAAGTCCCAAGAACTTTAAGGAGCGCCAGCAAAAATTCTACCTTTCGGAAACTTCAGCACAACCGAGGAATATTACTCCCTTGGAGAACCTTCCTGGTCCCAGCAGCTCACAGAGCACGCCATGTTCCAGAAAGACAAGGAGCGAGGGATCTCCCCGAAACTGGAGTAACTGCACCGTTTCTGAAAGCCAGGCGAATGGAATGGGAACAGACATGCAGACGACAACCGAAACTCCCCGTCCAGTGGCTGAGGCCTGCCACAGAAGGCTGCAATCAAATTCCAACATCCGGAAGAATTACGCAGAAGAAGGCAGCaactttcagaaagaaaggaaaccgCTACGCGTTGGCTGCGTGCCCTGTCCCGAGAGACTGCACCTAGTTTTTCGGAGGTGCTGCTTCTACACCTCATGGGCACTAGTTGTAGCTGTCACGGGGCTGTCATCGTTTTTCATCGTGTCCTACGGCTTGTCTTACGGCTATCAGACTTCTAGAGAGTGGCTTTTGGCATCTGCAACCTCCTTTATTGAGAAAGTGTTTCTCATTTCGATTctaaaagccattttcttctcAGCTATGCATACGCTTCATCGGAAAACCTGTGAAAACGTCCCATGGGTAACTCTGAAAGACTATTCTAAGATTAAGTCGGATAAAGAAATGCTGAGTAAAGATGAAATAAGAGAGGCGCGCGCAAAACTTGCTGAAGTCAGGAGCAGCAAGGAGTACAAGCCTTTAGAACCTGAGGAAGTTGCAGACATGTGGAAAAGGGCAAAAATCAAGGCCAAGGCATTGACTTTCACGAAAGGTTTCATCAGTCACCTTGTCTTTTTGATGCTGCTATTCCACTTTGTCTATTCCACTGAGAACGCCAACATTTTCCACTACAACCGATTCATCCACAAGCAGTTCTCTCCGGGCCTCTCCAGGGTACTTCAGCTGGAACACATCAACGTGTGGCTGAAAGACACTTTCTTGCCTTCGATCCACAACAAAATTCAGCCAACCTTTCTTCCCGAGAGCCGCTCCAAAATCATTGGTTTGCCTAGGATGAGGCAAGTGCGGGCTAAAAACACGGAGAAAAAGTGTTTCCATCCTCACAGCTTCATCAATAACTTTGTCATCAGCAAAAGCCACTGTCTTCACAAATACGGCAGTGACACCCCAGAGAAAGGTGACTATGCTGGCACCTGGACAAAGGTTGCCAACCAGTCTGTTTCCAAGGATGCCAGCAGCTACGGAGCGTTCACCTACCACCAAAACAGAACTCCGTGGACATATTATTTATATGGAGATTTGCACACGTACGGCCCAGAAGGATACGTGTTTTACTTTTTCCCTGAAGAAGGAAGACCTAATTCTACCACAAGGCTGGACACTCTCCAGCAGAGCAACTGGCTTGATGAGAACACGTGGGCTGTGATCATTGAACTGACTACGTTTAACTCGGATGTAGGCCTCTTTTGCACCCTCTCAGTCATATTTGAAATGTCTCCTTTTGGGATGATAAAGCCAAGTTTGTCGGTGCACTCCTTTGCACTCCCCATCTTTCATCAGCAAACTAAAGCTCAGGTGTTTGTGGCTGTAACTGCTCTTGCCCTCCTCTTCCTTTACATTGCAGAGGAGCTCCTCATCATAGGccaagagaaaaaagattatGTCAGAAAATTTTCCAACATAATCAACTTTGGCTTAAAATCAGCAttcctcctctttgtttttttaaagatcttaaaGTTTAAGGCGGGAGACGATATAGTGAAGTTTTACTTACTTCACCCGAATGATTTCATCAATTTTCATGCAATTGCTTATTTAGATCAGATTTTAAGGATTACTGCAGGTTTTTTAGCATTTCTTGCAGTTTTGAAAACTCTGAAATATTGTCAATTACTTTATGGTGTGCACCTGGCACAAAGATTGATCCTGGCAGCCCTTCCCAAACTCTTCTCAATGGCCCTCGTGGCAGCAGTGTACTTTTTTGCATTTACAGCTTCTGGCTACCTTATGTTTGGGCAGCATGAATGGAATTACAATAACATGATTCACTCAGCTCAGACCATCATTTCTTACGGTGTCTCAGCATCCAGAGATACGGCATTTCCATCCAACAGGCTGTCTGGTGGTCTGTTCCTGGCTGCTTTCACGGTTGTGATGATCTGTGTCTTGATCAAGCTCTTCCAGGCTGTTATTTTGTCTACCTATGGGGAGGTGAAACAGTCCGTATATGAAGAACCATCGGAAGAAGCACAAGTGGTTTCTTTTGTATTGCAAAGGCTGAGAGGGATATTTTACCTCCTGCTCTGTAAAACAACCAAGACCAGTGAGACTGATCTATTTTACAGTGAACTTTACGGGCAGACTGTGAAAAGACATCAGCAGCATTTAGGGCTCGAAACCAGAAAAATCAATGGGAAAGAAAGGGTTTAG